CGGTGCCGAAATCGTCCATGGAGATGCGCACCCCGAGCGCGCGCAGCGCATGCAGCGTCGCCAGCACCTGGGCGCTCTTCTCCAAGAGCAGCGTCTCGGTGATCTCGAGCTCGAGCCGGCGCGGCGGCAGGCCGGACTGTTTCAGCGCATCCGTCACCATCGCGAGCAGGCTGCCGCTGCGGAACTGGAGCGGCGACAAATTGACGGCGACGCGGACGTCGTCCGGCCAGCTCGCGGCATCGAGGCACGCCCGGCGCAGCATCAATCCGCCGAGCGGATTGATCAGGCCGGTGTCCTCGGCGACCGGGATGAACTCGGCCGGCGAGACCATGCCGCGCTCGGCATGCGGCCAGCGCACCAGCGCCTCGAAACCGGTGATGCGGCCGCTCTGGAGGTCGATCAGCGGCTGATAATAGGGGCGCAGCACATCGTTACGGATCGCATCGCGCAGCTCGACCTCGATCTTGCGCCGGCTCTGCGCTTTTGCATCGAGCGCGGCCTCGAAGAAGGCGAAGCTGCCGCGCGCATCCTGCTTGGCGCGCGACAGCGCCATGTCGGCGCTCTTGAGCAGCTTCTCGGAGTCATCACCGTCGCCCGGCGCCATCGCGATGCCGATCGAGGCGCCGATCACCACGGAATGGCCGTCGAGCAGATAGGGGTCGGAGATGGCTTCCAGCAGGCGTTTTGCGAGGCCCGCCGCATCCTCGGGCCGCGTCAGCCCGCCCTGCACGATCGCGAATTCGTCGGAGTTGAGCCGCGCCAGCGCATCCTCTTCGCGAAGCGTCGAGCGCAGCCGCTTGGCGACGCCGCGCAAGAGCTTGTCGCCGATCGCGTGTCCCAGGGTGTCGTTGACCGCCTTGAAATTGTCGAGCCCCAGCATCAGCAGCGCGACCTTCTCGGCGCTGCGCCGCGTGTGCAGCAGCATCTCGTCGACCTGCTGGCGCAGCAGATTGCGGTTCGGCAGGCCGGTCAGGCCATCGTGCTGGGCCATGAAGGCGAGCCGCGCCTCGGCGCGCTTGCGCTCGGTGATGTCCATCAGCGCGAGCAGCACCGCGGGCCGCTCGGCATAGGTCAATTCGCGCGAATAGATCGCAAGGTCGATCAGCGCGCCGTCGGCCTTGACGTGCTTCCAGGTGCGCGCTGCCTGCTCGTCGCTTGAGCGATCCGTGGTCCAGGGCGGTTCGCTCTCGAACGCCTGAAGGCTGCGGATCGTCAGCTTCTCGAACTCGGCGCGGCTATAGCCGTAATGCGCGATCGCGGCGTCGTTGACGCCGAGGATGCGCTCGTCGTCCAGCGCGCAGACGATCATGGGCACGGGATTGCCGTCGAACAGCAGGCGGAACGAGGCCTCGCGCTGCTTCAATTCGGTGATGTCGACGCGGAGGCCAACGACGCCGCCGTCGTCGGTGCGGCGTTCCTCGATCAGGATGACGCGGCCGTCCGCCAGCTTCTGCTCGTGGCGCTTGCCGGGCTCATAGAGCTTTTTCAGCCGCTCGGCGATCCACTCGTCCTCGTGGCCGGCGGCTTCCGGATAGTCGCCGCGGGCGACACCGACGCGCAGCGTGTCTTCCAGGCGCGCGCCCTCTTCGAACAGATCGGCGGTCTTGCTGTAGATCTCGGAATATTGCTTGTTCCAGAGGACGTAGCGGCCTTCGGGGTCGAGGATCACGATGCCCTGCGGCAGCAGGTCGACGGCCTGGCGCAGCCGCTCATGCGATTTGCGCGCGTCCGCGATTGCGGCCTCTGCCTCTGCGCGGCTCTGCACGAGCTGGTCGCGTTCGGCAGGACGCGCGCGCGAAAAGCGCGGCTTGCGGGGCTGTCGGCCAGCCCCGGCGCGCACGCTTTGCTTTCGCTTTTTTGCTTTTTGGGACCCCAAACTCAACTTCACACGTCCTAGCCGCGCCCAGCGGCCGCAAGTGTTGGAGCAAGTGTCTGAAAAAAAAGTAATCTTTGGTGGTGTGGCCACGACGGGCCCCGGTCCCGCATACTCCCGTCTGCCTGTTTGCAGGGCGCACACCGCGTCTACGGACACACCAAGCCCGCCGGCACGCCGCAATCAGCACGTGGTCTGGCGCAAAATTGCGCGCCCGCGTGAATCGTTTCCGGGATCGCGCGCGATCGCATGCGGGCCGGGCCTATTCCCCGCGCCGCGCACGAATTTTGGTCAATGCAGTCTAAGGTTATCGGGCCGTTAAAAATCGGCCGACCGACACAGGATTTTGCAATGGCCTAGTGGAAATATGGATCGTGGTGTTGCGCGCGCCGTGAGGATGGCGCCCACAAGCCTCATCCTTAACCCTGACGCGGCATTGGGTTATAAGGATGTCAGCATGAGTCCCCGCCGCACCGCCTCCCTCCTGCTCGTCATGACGCTCCTGGCCGCCGGCGACGCGCTGGCCCAGGACAAGGGCAGCGTCACCCCGAAGCCGCTGCCGCCGCTGGCCAATCCGAACGATCCGCATCTCGGCGCCAAGGAGCTGTTCGCGCGAAAACTGCTGCCCTCGACGGGGCCGGCGCATGTCATCGGCTCCTACAGCAAGGGCTGCATCGGCGGCGCCACGCAGATGCCGCTCAACGGCGACAATTGGCAGGTGATGCGGCTGTCGCGCAACCGCAATTACGGCCACCCTGACATGATCGCGCTGATCAAGCGCCTGGCTGCCAAGGCGCACAAGGACGCGGGCTGGCCGGGCATTTTGGTCGGCGACATCGGCCAGCCGCGCGGCGGCCCGGCCTTGTCGGGCCATGCCAGCCACCAGATCGGGTTGGACGCCGACATCTGGCTGACGCCGATGCCGGATCGCCGGCTCTCGCGCGATGAGCGCGAGGAGATGTCGGCGGTGATGATGGTGCGGCAGGACCGGCTCGACATCGATCCGAAGGTGTTCACACCTAGCCATGTGCTGGTGCTGCGCGACGCGGCACAGGAACCGGCGGTGCAGCGCATCTTCGTTAATGCCGCGATCAAGAAGGCGCTGTGCCGCGAGGCCAAGGGCGACCGCTCCTGGCTGTCGAAGATCAGGCCGTGGTGGGGCCACGACTATCACTTCCACATCCGCATGCGCTGCCCGGCGGGCGCCGGCGACTGCGAGGGCCAGCCCTCGCAATCCGAGGACGAGGGCTGCACGCCGTCCGACCTCGCCTATTGGTTCTCGGACGCCGTGCTGCATCCAAAACCGCCGCCGGAGCCGCCGAAGCCGAAACCGCCGATAACGCTGGCGCAGATGCCCGCGGCCTGCAAGGCGGTGCTGCATGCAGGGGATGCGAAGCCGTAGGGCGTGCTGTTGCCTCACTCTCGGTGTCGTCCCGGGGCGCGAAGCGAGCCCGGGACCCATAACCACAGGGAGCGGTTGTGGCGCGACGCAGGTCACTCGGAATCCCGGTAACCACACCCGCCTGTGGCTATGGATCCCGGGCTCGCGCTGCGCGCGCCCCGGGATGACGGAGTCATGACTGGCTCCTATCCACTGGAATGCGGTAGAATGCACTGCCCCGAGGCCGTAAGCCCGCGGCATTTCGGGATGCGCATCCCGTCCATCAACAACCCTGACCGCAAGCCGCGCCCTCGCGCGGCCAACGATGAGAATTGACATGCGCGTCCTCACCCTCCTCGCTGTGCTTTCGCTCAGCGTGACCTCCGCCCTGGCTGCCGAGGAGCCGAGTGGCTGCGACAAGTTCAAATGGCCGATCGAGCGCGAGCGCGCGGCGCTGACGGCGCCGGATCGTGCCAAGCTGGCCTCGGGGGCCGAGCAGGCCGCGCTGCCGGCGGCCGCCATCACGCTGGGGCTGGTCGCGCCGCAGGAGGCCAAGCTGCCGACGCCGCCGGAGCGGGCGCCGAAGGACGGTACCTTTGCCGGCTTCACCAGCATCAAGACGGCGAAGGCCGGGCTCTACACGATCAGCCTGTCCAGCGGGGCCTGGGTCGACGTGGTCCAGGACGGGCATTTCCTCAAGCCCGTGGCGTTTAGCGGCGCCACCGATTGCGACGGCATCCGCAAGACCATGAAATACGAGCTCTCGGACAAGCCGTTCGTGCTCCAGGTCAGCGGCGCCAAGGACAATGCGCTGTCGATCGCGATCCTGCCGGCCCAATAGATCCTCCGTCGGTCAAACGGTCGCCTTTGACCTGAAGCCCCGGCCTGCTATGTTTGCACTGCGATATCCCCGCCGGCCGTAAGCCGCTGCGGGGACACGTGGAACAGCGCTTCCGCCCGTCGCGACCAGACCTAACCCAACGCCAGATTTGCGTGTGCATTTGCGCGCGCGAGCTCGCACGGAGCGCATCCATGATTCGTATTGCCGGACTTTTCACCGCCTTCGTCATCCTCGCGGGCGCGAGCCTCTCGCCTGCCGCCGCCGAGGACAAGACCATCACCGTGTTCGCCGCGGCGTCGATGAAGAACGCGCTCGACGAGATCGACGCCGCCTACACCGCCAAGACCGGCGTCAAGTTCAGCGTCAGCTATGCCGCAAGCTCGGTGCTCGCCAAGCAGATCGAGCAGGGCGCGCCGGCCGACGTGTTCGTCTCGGCCGATACCGACTGGATGGACTACGCGATCTCCAAGAAGACGATCAACGAGCCGACTCGCGTGAACCTGCTCGGCAACAGCATCGTGCTGATCGCGCCGAAGGATTCCAAGGTCGACAACGTCACCATCGCGCAAGGCTTCGACCTCGCCAAGCTCGCCGGCGATGGCAAGATCGCAACCGGCGACGTCAAGTCGGTGCCGGTCGGCAAGTATGCGAAGGCCGCGCTGGAGAAGCTGGGCGCCTGGCAGGCCGCCGAGCCGAAATTCGCGATGGCCGAGAGCGTGCGCGCCGCGCTGACGCTGGTCGCCCGCGGCGAGGCCGCGCTCGGCATCGTCTATTCCACCGACGCCAAGGTCGAGCCCGGCGTCAAGATCGTCGGCACCTTCCCGGCGGATTCGCATCCGGCGATCATCTATCCCGTTGCGGCGACCACGACCGCGAAGCCGGAGACGAACGACTACCTCGCCTTCCTGCGCTCGACGGCCGCCAAGACCATTCTGGAAAAATACGGCTTCAAGTTCCTGGTCAGTCCGACAACCTGATTTTTGCGACTTGATTTTGCCACCTGATATTACGACTTGATGCTCGACATTTCTCCCGCCGAATGGACGGCGATCCTGCTCTCGCTCAGGGTCGCCGTCATTGCCACGCTGGTCGCAACGCCGTTCGGCATTGCGCTGGCATGGCTGCTCGCCCGCAAGGATTTCTGGGGCAAGTCGGTGCTCGATGCCGTCGTGCATCTGCCGCTGGTGCTGCCGCCTGTCGTCACCGGCTATCTGCTGCTGCTCACCTTCGGCCGCCGCGGCTTCGTCGGCGGCTTCCTCGCCGATCATCTCGGCATCGTGTTCGCATTCCGCTGGACCGGCGCCGCGCTGGCCTGCGGCGTGATGGCGTTTCCTCTGCTGGTGCGGCCGATGCGGCTGTCGATCGAGGCGATCGACCGCCGGCTCGAGCAGGCAGCCGAGACGCTCGGCGCCGCGCCGTGGAAAGTGTTCTTCACCGTGACGCTGCCGCTGGCGCTGCCCGGCGTGCTCGCCGGCATGGTGCTGGGCTTTGCCAAGGCGATCGGCGAGTTCGGCGCGACCATCACCTTCGTCTCCAACATCCCCGGCGAGACCCAGACGATTTCCTCGGCGATCTATTCGCTGATCCAGACGCCCGACGGCGATGCCGCGGCGGGCCGGCTCGTCATCGTCTCGATCGTGCTGGCGATCGGCGCGCTGATCGCCGCCGAATGGTTCGCCCGCCGCGCCACGCAGCGCCTGCACGGGAATTGACCATGCTGCGCGTCGACATCGAAAAGAAGCTCGGCGAGTTCTCGCTGTCCGCATCCTTCACCGGCGAGGGCCGTGTCATCGGCCTGTTCGGCGCCTCGGGCGCCGGCAAGAGCTCGCTGGTCAACATGATCGCCGGGCTGTTGCGGCCCGATCGCGGCACCATCGTGATCGACGGCGACACCGTCGACGACACCGCGGCCGGCATCCATGTGCCGACCTATCGCCGCCGCATCGGCTATGTGTTCCAGGACGCGCGGCT
This is a stretch of genomic DNA from Bradyrhizobium sp. CB2312. It encodes these proteins:
- a CDS encoding EAL domain-containing protein, which encodes MRAGAGRQPRKPRFSRARPAERDQLVQSRAEAEAAIADARKSHERLRQAVDLLPQGIVILDPEGRYVLWNKQYSEIYSKTADLFEEGARLEDTLRVGVARGDYPEAAGHEDEWIAERLKKLYEPGKRHEQKLADGRVILIEERRTDDGGVVGLRVDITELKQREASFRLLFDGNPVPMIVCALDDERILGVNDAAIAHYGYSRAEFEKLTIRSLQAFESEPPWTTDRSSDEQAARTWKHVKADGALIDLAIYSRELTYAERPAVLLALMDITERKRAEARLAFMAQHDGLTGLPNRNLLRQQVDEMLLHTRRSAEKVALLMLGLDNFKAVNDTLGHAIGDKLLRGVAKRLRSTLREEDALARLNSDEFAIVQGGLTRPEDAAGLAKRLLEAISDPYLLDGHSVVIGASIGIAMAPGDGDDSEKLLKSADMALSRAKQDARGSFAFFEAALDAKAQSRRKIEVELRDAIRNDVLRPYYQPLIDLQSGRITGFEALVRWPHAERGMVSPAEFIPVAEDTGLINPLGGLMLRRACLDAASWPDDVRVAVNLSPLQFRSGSLLAMVTDALKQSGLPPRRLELEITETLLLEKSAQVLATLHALRALGVRISMDDFGTGYSSLSYLRSFPFDKIKIDQSFVRDLGANREAQAIIRSIVSLGKGLGVTITAEGVETEAELSCLRAEGCDEGQGFLFSKARPNAEIISLLAAQRGIDAADDNAALVA
- the mepA gene encoding penicillin-insensitive murein endopeptidase, with protein sequence MSPRRTASLLLVMTLLAAGDALAQDKGSVTPKPLPPLANPNDPHLGAKELFARKLLPSTGPAHVIGSYSKGCIGGATQMPLNGDNWQVMRLSRNRNYGHPDMIALIKRLAAKAHKDAGWPGILVGDIGQPRGGPALSGHASHQIGLDADIWLTPMPDRRLSRDEREEMSAVMMVRQDRLDIDPKVFTPSHVLVLRDAAQEPAVQRIFVNAAIKKALCREAKGDRSWLSKIRPWWGHDYHFHIRMRCPAGAGDCEGQPSQSEDEGCTPSDLAYWFSDAVLHPKPPPEPPKPKPPITLAQMPAACKAVLHAGDAKP
- the modA gene encoding molybdate ABC transporter substrate-binding protein — its product is MIRIAGLFTAFVILAGASLSPAAAEDKTITVFAAASMKNALDEIDAAYTAKTGVKFSVSYAASSVLAKQIEQGAPADVFVSADTDWMDYAISKKTINEPTRVNLLGNSIVLIAPKDSKVDNVTIAQGFDLAKLAGDGKIATGDVKSVPVGKYAKAALEKLGAWQAAEPKFAMAESVRAALTLVARGEAALGIVYSTDAKVEPGVKIVGTFPADSHPAIIYPVAATTTAKPETNDYLAFLRSTAAKTILEKYGFKFLVSPTT
- the modB gene encoding molybdate ABC transporter permease subunit gives rise to the protein MLDISPAEWTAILLSLRVAVIATLVATPFGIALAWLLARKDFWGKSVLDAVVHLPLVLPPVVTGYLLLLTFGRRGFVGGFLADHLGIVFAFRWTGAALACGVMAFPLLVRPMRLSIEAIDRRLEQAAETLGAAPWKVFFTVTLPLALPGVLAGMVLGFAKAIGEFGATITFVSNIPGETQTISSAIYSLIQTPDGDAAAGRLVIVSIVLAIGALIAAEWFARRATQRLHGN